A DNA window from Tenuifilaceae bacterium CYCD contains the following coding sequences:
- the xerC gene encoding tyrosine recombinase XerC, with product MGWSAAIDDYISFLRVEKSLSENSVSAYKTDMEKLHLFADSIGVEPESITHDHLQNFLAYLHDLGLNKRSQSRILSGVRGFYKYLLIEEVIDNDPTELIESPKIGRKLPEFLTITEIDAMQAAIDLSKSDGHRNKAIIETLYSCGLRVSELVNLKLTELFFDDSYIRVIGKGNKERLVPIGHKAIKDINQYLQQRNDVNSRIDEEYKNIVFLNRWGRQLTREMVFTIIKKYAKLAGITKNISPHTLRHSFATHLVEGGADLRAVQEMLGHESIQTTEIYTHLDREYLRETILKFHPRK from the coding sequence ATGGGTTGGAGTGCTGCTATTGACGATTATATTAGTTTTTTGAGGGTGGAAAAATCCCTTTCGGAGAATTCCGTTTCGGCCTATAAAACCGATATGGAAAAGTTGCACTTGTTTGCCGATAGTATAGGAGTTGAACCAGAGTCAATAACCCACGACCATTTACAAAACTTTCTTGCATACTTGCACGATTTGGGATTGAATAAACGTTCACAATCCAGAATTCTATCAGGTGTTCGTGGTTTTTATAAATACCTACTCATTGAGGAAGTTATCGATAATGATCCTACAGAACTTATAGAATCACCAAAAATTGGGAGGAAACTACCGGAGTTTCTAACAATTACGGAGATTGATGCAATGCAAGCAGCCATTGACCTTAGCAAATCCGATGGTCATAGAAATAAGGCTATTATTGAAACGCTTTACAGTTGCGGGTTGCGGGTTTCGGAGTTGGTAAACCTAAAACTAACCGAACTTTTCTTTGATGATAGTTATATCCGTGTTATTGGTAAAGGGAACAAGGAGCGCCTTGTTCCAATTGGCCATAAGGCCATAAAGGATATCAACCAGTACCTGCAGCAACGCAACGATGTAAACTCCAGAATTGACGAGGAGTATAAGAACATTGTTTTCCTTAATCGTTGGGGACGGCAGTTGACCCGCGAGATGGTCTTTACAATCATCAAGAAATACGCTAAACTCGCGGGTATCACCAAAAATATTAGTCCACACACGCTTCGCCATTCGTTTGCTACACACTTGGTTGAGGGCGGTGCCGATTTAAGGGCTGTTCAGGAGATGTTGGGGCACGAATCAATTCAAACTACCGAAATCTACACTCATTTGGATAGGGAATACCTTCGCGAGACAATTCTAAAATTCCATCCTAGGAAGTAA
- the clpB gene encoding chaperone protein ClpB, whose translation MNLNNFTIKSQEAIQKAFEIAQGFNHQAIEPAHILKGVLEQTENITGYLLRKLGVNPSTFDAVLDRMLESYPKVSGGEPYLSSTSSKVLQKAMEFSKGMGDQFVSIEHILLGLITAGEQVGQMMKDSGMTEKEMKLAIAELRKGAKVDSQTAEDTYNALNRFAINLNEMARSGKLDPVIGRDDEIRRVLQILSRRTKNNPILIGEPGVGKTAIAEGIAHRIVNGDVPENLKTKQLFSLDMGALVAGAKYKGEFEERLKSVVKEVIAAEGEIILFIDEIHTLVGAGKSEGAMDAANILKPALARGELRAIGATTFNEYQKYFEKDKALERRFQSVVVDEPLPMDAISILRGLKERYENHHKVRIKDEAIIAAVELSNRYITNRFLPDKAIDLIDEAAAKLRLEMNSVPEDIDEIERRIRQLEIEREAIKREGDKQKLDELSREIAELNEERVKLRAKWQSEKNIIDKIQHNKQEIENLRFEAEDAERRGDYGKVAEIRYGRIKEAENEIERFKKELMSVQSDYALIKEEVDAEDIAEVVSRWTGVPVSRMLQSEREKLLHLEDELHKRVVGQNEAIAAVSDAVRRSRAGLQDAKRPIGSFIFLGTTGVGKTELAKALAEFLFNDENLMTRIDMSEYQERHSVSRLVGAPPGYVGYDEGGQLTESVRHKPYSVVLLDEIEKAHPDVFNILLQVLDDGRLTDNKGRTVDFRNTIIIMTSNIGSHIIQEGFSAIGKNNSDEVFERTKQQVFELLKQSIRPEFINRVDEIIMFTPLNKQEISDIVNIQFNRIKEMLLQNDINIEITKNAIEWISSAGFDPVYGARPIKRLMQKFILNELSKQMLAGKVDKEKTITVDYVGGDVLVFS comes from the coding sequence ATGAACCTGAATAATTTTACAATCAAATCGCAGGAGGCAATTCAAAAAGCCTTTGAGATTGCCCAAGGATTCAACCATCAAGCAATTGAACCAGCCCATATCCTTAAAGGTGTGCTGGAGCAAACCGAGAATATTACGGGTTATTTACTCCGTAAGTTGGGTGTTAACCCTTCAACCTTCGATGCTGTTTTGGACAGAATGCTCGAATCGTACCCTAAGGTTTCGGGTGGAGAGCCCTATCTAAGTTCAACATCTAGCAAGGTGTTACAGAAGGCAATGGAATTCAGCAAAGGAATGGGCGACCAGTTTGTGTCCATTGAGCATATTCTTTTGGGATTGATTACCGCTGGCGAGCAAGTTGGACAGATGATGAAAGATTCGGGAATGACCGAGAAGGAGATGAAGTTAGCCATTGCCGAATTGCGTAAAGGGGCCAAAGTTGATTCACAAACCGCTGAGGATACCTACAATGCGCTTAACCGCTTTGCAATTAACCTTAATGAGATGGCTCGTAGCGGTAAACTTGACCCGGTTATTGGCCGCGACGATGAAATTCGTCGTGTTTTACAAATTCTATCGCGTAGAACCAAGAACAATCCTATTCTAATTGGCGAGCCGGGTGTTGGTAAAACAGCCATTGCCGAAGGCATTGCTCACCGAATTGTGAATGGCGATGTCCCCGAAAACCTTAAAACAAAGCAACTATTTTCGCTCGATATGGGCGCGCTGGTTGCAGGAGCTAAGTATAAGGGCGAATTTGAGGAACGTTTGAAATCCGTTGTAAAGGAAGTTATAGCCGCTGAGGGCGAAATAATCCTTTTTATTGATGAAATACATACTCTTGTTGGTGCAGGAAAGAGCGAGGGTGCAATGGATGCCGCAAATATTCTAAAACCAGCCCTAGCCCGTGGCGAGTTGCGTGCAATTGGCGCAACTACATTCAACGAGTATCAGAAGTACTTTGAAAAGGATAAAGCGCTGGAGCGCCGTTTCCAGAGCGTTGTTGTGGACGAGCCTCTTCCAATGGATGCAATCTCTATACTCCGAGGATTAAAGGAACGGTACGAGAATCACCATAAAGTGCGAATCAAGGACGAGGCCATTATTGCTGCGGTTGAACTATCGAACCGATATATCACCAACAGATTTTTACCCGACAAGGCCATTGACCTTATTGATGAGGCTGCAGCAAAGTTACGATTGGAGATGAACTCTGTTCCTGAGGATATTGATGAGATTGAACGTAGAATAAGGCAGCTGGAGATTGAACGTGAGGCAATTAAGCGCGAGGGCGATAAGCAAAAGCTCGATGAACTCTCACGAGAGATTGCTGAGTTGAACGAGGAGCGCGTTAAACTTCGTGCTAAATGGCAAAGCGAGAAAAACATCATCGATAAAATTCAGCATAATAAACAGGAGATTGAAAACCTCCGCTTTGAGGCCGAGGATGCTGAACGCCGAGGCGATTACGGCAAAGTTGCCGAAATTCGTTATGGCCGAATTAAGGAAGCCGAGAACGAAATAGAACGATTTAAAAAGGAGTTAATGTCAGTTCAATCGGATTATGCCTTGATTAAGGAGGAGGTTGATGCCGAGGATATAGCCGAGGTTGTATCGCGATGGACTGGCGTTCCTGTTAGCCGAATGCTACAGAGCGAAAGGGAGAAACTACTTCACCTTGAGGATGAGCTACACAAGCGTGTGGTTGGACAAAACGAAGCCATAGCTGCTGTTTCCGATGCCGTTCGTCGAAGCCGTGCAGGATTGCAGGATGCAAAACGCCCAATAGGTTCGTTTATTTTCCTTGGAACCACAGGTGTTGGTAAAACTGAACTAGCAAAGGCGTTGGCCGAGTTCCTGTTCAACGATGAGAACCTTATGACTCGAATTGATATGAGCGAGTATCAGGAACGTCATTCGGTATCGCGATTGGTTGGAGCGCCTCCAGGGTATGTTGGCTACGATGAGGGCGGGCAACTCACCGAGTCGGTTCGTCATAAACCCTACTCCGTGGTGCTGCTCGATGAGATTGAAAAAGCGCATCCCGATGTTTTCAACATCCTTTTACAGGTGCTCGACGATGGCAGGCTAACCGACAACAAGGGTCGCACGGTCGACTTCAGGAACACAATCATCATAATGACCTCAAACATTGGTTCGCATATCATTCAGGAAGGATTCTCTGCAATTGGCAAAAACAACTCCGATGAAGTTTTTGAGAGAACTAAACAACAGGTATTTGAACTGTTGAAACAATCGATTCGACCCGAGTTTATAAACCGAGTGGATGAGATTATAATGTTTACTCCACTAAATAAGCAGGAGATTAGCGATATTGTTAATATTCAGTTCAACCGAATCAAGGAGATGTTGCTGCAGAACGATATCAATATCGAAATCACTAAAAATGCCATTGAATGGATATCAAGTGCTGGTTTCGACCCTGTTTACGGAGCACGACCAATTAAACGGTTGATGCAGAAGTTCATCCTAAACGAACTCTCAAAGCAAATGCTTGCTGGAAAGGTTGATAAGGAAAAGACTATTACTGTGGATTATGTAGGAGGAGATGTACTTGTATTTAGTTGA
- a CDS encoding DNA helicase, producing MSKLVVYKASAGSGKTFRLAAEYIKMVVVDPLSYKKILAVTFTNKATAEMKERILFKLHGLANGNEPGMLEVIIAETGLTKEAIQFKAKEALSNILHDYSMFSVSTIDSFVQRVIQNLLWEIGFHGNNDLRLEYESIVEKAVDRLLDSSSEDVALFERFQGMIYEQLEEDKSPDIRKMLIGLGMNLYSEQFRLLSKEQLELMGSKELITAIADYSKAKIDEIANEIGSRGKALVEDIAKNGFSIDDFSNKNSGVYGFISKCAKFKPYNEIFEVGKRTLDALETPDGDNWVSKDFVKKNPGRAGLLLENIAKSYHSQLLSIVQYMENNKTEYYTALSVSKNLDTLTVFNDIRDKVKEILAEENAMILADSGPLLREFIKGNDAPFVYEKIGTRYDCFMLDEFQDTSVIQWHNFKPLIGNSLAQDEFSMVVGDVKQAIYRWRNSDWRILANQIENDFSVDARNLTKNHRSLYQIVEFNNNFFTKTSQFLIDWTKNLCGDDISDELLALVSKAYENPTQECKYSDKTSGFVEITHYSTCKDDVEDELLFQKFDKLIPDLVNRGYSIGDIAILIRRKSEGKRIADILLSLKHKYPEKAHLFNVVSQDALQLSASHAVQLCVAAMRLILNSTDTLSAAILSKEIMVIAEQSIDWEFTFLNFDVEAEKQWLSSLRNLPLVSMFESILQRYNLQGITKELPYLAVLHEQIIEISRIGAASLPYFVEWWEEKKGSLALTMPESGDAINIMTIHKSKGLQFPIVIVPYASIDIFKLDSKKLLWLNAEKEPYSKYPLYPISYVKHLGDSDFKGVFLEEKVQTMVDSINMLYVAFTRPEEELYVFVGAPKVSDDAKNTSDIILPPLNQMNATLSEREVDGDETPISIKEYSFGTHQSKTVKKKKDDEEVWILENYSVSTKPLKIAQQLEASEFFKEEESKIVAGIEHGKLMHKLFSMIITTDDVESALYSLKNEGVITESQVEPLKQNVSKVLENQLFSDWFSGSWTVKTESEILTKGAAIYRPDRIMIRDNQAIVVDYKFGEQLPKHQKQVQNYMQLIKEMNYADVKGYIWYADNGTLVPVGS from the coding sequence ATGAGCAAACTAGTTGTATATAAAGCCTCTGCTGGTTCAGGTAAGACCTTTAGGTTGGCCGCTGAGTATATAAAAATGGTGGTGGTTGACCCGTTGTCGTACAAAAAAATATTGGCGGTTACATTTACCAACAAGGCTACAGCCGAGATGAAGGAGCGAATTCTATTCAAACTCCACGGCTTAGCCAATGGCAATGAGCCCGGAATGCTTGAGGTGATTATTGCAGAAACAGGACTTACAAAGGAAGCTATCCAGTTTAAGGCTAAAGAGGCTCTATCCAACATCCTTCACGATTACTCAATGTTTAGCGTTAGCACAATCGATAGTTTTGTGCAGCGGGTTATTCAGAATTTGCTCTGGGAGATTGGTTTTCATGGTAACAACGATTTACGCTTGGAGTACGAGTCCATTGTAGAAAAGGCTGTTGACCGTTTACTCGACAGCAGCTCCGAGGATGTGGCGCTATTTGAGCGTTTTCAAGGTATGATTTACGAGCAACTGGAGGAAGACAAAAGTCCCGATATCCGAAAAATGCTCATTGGTTTGGGGATGAATCTTTACTCAGAGCAGTTCCGCTTGCTTAGCAAGGAGCAACTGGAATTAATGGGTAGCAAGGAGCTTATTACAGCCATTGCCGATTATTCCAAGGCTAAAATTGATGAAATTGCCAACGAGATAGGTTCCAGAGGAAAGGCTTTAGTAGAAGATATTGCCAAGAATGGTTTCTCTATTGATGATTTTTCGAACAAGAACTCTGGTGTTTACGGTTTTATTTCAAAGTGCGCAAAGTTTAAGCCATATAACGAGATTTTTGAAGTTGGAAAGCGTACCCTTGATGCTCTTGAAACACCAGATGGCGATAATTGGGTTAGCAAAGATTTTGTGAAGAAGAATCCAGGACGAGCAGGGTTGCTTCTGGAGAATATTGCCAAAAGTTATCATTCTCAACTTTTGTCGATTGTTCAGTATATGGAGAATAACAAAACCGAGTACTACACAGCATTATCGGTAAGCAAAAATTTGGACACATTAACTGTTTTCAACGATATCCGCGATAAGGTTAAGGAGATTTTGGCAGAGGAGAATGCAATGATTCTGGCCGATAGCGGCCCATTGCTTCGCGAATTTATAAAAGGAAACGATGCTCCCTTTGTGTACGAGAAGATAGGTACACGCTACGATTGCTTTATGCTCGATGAGTTTCAGGACACATCGGTAATTCAGTGGCACAACTTTAAACCGCTTATTGGGAACAGCCTAGCGCAGGACGAGTTCAGTATGGTGGTGGGCGATGTTAAGCAGGCCATTTACCGTTGGCGAAATAGTGATTGGCGTATTCTTGCCAACCAAATTGAGAACGATTTCTCAGTTGATGCCCGGAACCTCACAAAGAATCATCGAAGTCTATACCAAATTGTTGAGTTCAACAATAATTTCTTTACGAAAACTTCACAATTCCTGATTGATTGGACCAAGAATCTTTGTGGCGATGATATATCGGACGAGTTGCTTGCGCTAGTGTCGAAAGCGTACGAGAATCCTACGCAGGAATGCAAGTATTCCGATAAAACTTCAGGTTTTGTTGAAATTACGCACTATTCAACCTGTAAGGATGATGTTGAGGACGAACTTTTGTTTCAAAAGTTCGATAAGTTGATTCCCGATTTGGTGAATCGTGGGTACAGCATTGGCGATATTGCAATTCTTATTCGCAGGAAGAGTGAAGGAAAGCGGATTGCAGATATTTTGCTATCGCTTAAACATAAATACCCCGAAAAGGCTCACCTTTTCAATGTGGTAAGCCAGGATGCCTTGCAGTTAAGCGCTTCGCATGCAGTGCAACTTTGCGTTGCCGCAATGAGGCTGATTCTGAATTCAACCGATACGCTTTCGGCAGCAATTCTATCTAAGGAGATAATGGTTATTGCAGAGCAGAGCATCGACTGGGAGTTCACCTTCCTGAATTTTGATGTTGAGGCCGAAAAGCAATGGTTAAGTAGTTTGCGAAATTTGCCATTAGTTTCGATGTTCGAGTCAATTCTTCAGCGTTATAACCTGCAAGGCATAACAAAAGAACTACCGTACCTAGCAGTGTTACACGAACAGATTATTGAGATATCGAGGATTGGAGCAGCATCGTTGCCATACTTTGTGGAATGGTGGGAGGAAAAAAAGGGAAGCCTTGCGCTTACAATGCCCGAGAGTGGCGATGCAATCAATATTATGACAATTCACAAATCGAAAGGATTGCAGTTTCCGATAGTTATTGTTCCTTATGCTAGTATCGATATCTTTAAGTTGGATTCGAAGAAATTGCTATGGTTAAATGCAGAAAAAGAGCCCTACTCCAAATATCCTTTATACCCAATTTCCTACGTAAAGCATCTTGGCGATAGCGATTTTAAGGGAGTTTTCCTTGAGGAAAAGGTGCAAACAATGGTTGATAGCATAAATATGCTATACGTTGCATTTACTCGTCCCGAGGAAGAGTTGTATGTGTTTGTTGGTGCTCCAAAGGTGAGTGACGATGCAAAAAACACCTCCGATATTATTTTGCCTCCACTTAATCAGATGAATGCAACTTTAAGTGAGCGAGAAGTTGATGGTGACGAAACGCCCATATCTATTAAAGAATACTCTTTTGGTACGCATCAATCTAAAACAGTAAAAAAGAAAAAAGATGACGAGGAGGTTTGGATTCTGGAGAACTATTCAGTAAGCACAAAACCGCTGAAAATTGCTCAGCAGTTAGAAGCATCGGAGTTTTTCAAGGAGGAGGAATCAAAAATTGTAGCAGGCATTGAGCACGGAAAACTGATGCATAAACTCTTCTCAATGATTATCACTACAGATGATGTTGAGAGTGCGCTTTACTCGCTTAAAAACGAGGGTGTTATAACGGAATCGCAGGTTGAGCCATTGAAGCAAAACGTGAGCAAAGTTCTTGAAAACCAACTTTTTTCGGATTGGTTTTCGGGCAGTTGGACTGTGAAAACTGAAAGCGAAATTCTAACTAAAGGTGCTGCAATTTATCGACCCGACAGAATAATGATACGCGATAACCAAGCAATTGTGGTTGATTACAAATTTGGAGAGCAACTGCCCAAGCATCAAAAGCAGGTTCAGAACTATATGCAGCTAATCAAAGAAATGAATTACGCTGATGTTAAAGGTTATATCTGGTATGCCGATAATGGAACGCTAGTGCCTGTTGGCAGTTGA
- a CDS encoding methyltransferase: MTQSSKVTNTWNERYAQDEYVYGKQPNEFFRQQLQTLRPGKILLPAEGEGRNAVFAALQGWDVVAFDSSVEAKRKANTLAQEVGKIIEYQINSFENFNTEEQFDAIGLVYAHNLNRQENHRKLSGFLKKGGIIILEGFSKEQLNYNLGGPKSIEMLFSVDELKSDYESFSSLNIWTEEVELSEGNYHLGKASVVRMVGVK, translated from the coding sequence ATGACACAGAGTTCGAAAGTTACTAATACTTGGAATGAGCGTTATGCGCAGGATGAATATGTGTATGGGAAGCAACCCAACGAGTTTTTTAGGCAACAACTTCAAACCCTTCGGCCAGGTAAAATTCTACTACCTGCCGAGGGCGAAGGCCGAAATGCTGTTTTTGCAGCATTGCAGGGCTGGGATGTAGTTGCATTCGATAGTAGCGTTGAAGCAAAAAGGAAAGCCAATACATTAGCCCAGGAAGTGGGCAAAATAATTGAATATCAAATTAACTCATTTGAAAATTTTAATACCGAGGAGCAATTTGATGCCATAGGTTTAGTTTACGCACACAACCTCAATAGGCAGGAAAATCATAGGAAATTATCGGGTTTTCTCAAAAAAGGCGGGATAATTATTCTTGAGGGATTTAGCAAGGAGCAATTAAATTATAATTTGGGCGGACCAAAGAGCATAGAGATGCTTTTTTCGGTAGATGAACTAAAGTCAGATTATGAAAGTTTTTCGAGTTTGAATATTTGGACAGAAGAGGTAGAACTATCCGAAGGTAATTACCATTTAGGCAAGGCATCGGTGGTTAGAATGGTGGGTGTGAAATAA
- a CDS encoding nitroreductase, with protein MDSRKLFTERRSVNFFDTSKDLDLQTVKDILNLAVYAPSAFNLQPWRVIVVKSEANKEKLFGLAHNQPKVKEAPVTLILVGNKNGWDNNNPVWDEMLNSVGGNQQMVDGAKQAAAFLYGSSDERKLKFAESNTGLLAMSIMIAAMEYGVDSHPMSGLDFEGIHKAFELSENETVVMAIALGYYDKNQNLYPRRPRRQFDDIASII; from the coding sequence ATGGACTCAAGAAAACTATTTACCGAGCGTCGCTCAGTTAACTTTTTCGACACTAGTAAGGATTTAGACCTTCAAACCGTGAAGGATATTTTGAATTTGGCCGTTTACGCGCCATCGGCATTTAACCTACAGCCCTGGAGGGTAATTGTGGTAAAAAGCGAAGCTAATAAAGAAAAACTTTTTGGACTAGCACACAATCAGCCTAAAGTAAAGGAAGCTCCAGTAACGCTTATTTTAGTTGGAAACAAAAATGGTTGGGACAACAATAATCCTGTATGGGACGAGATGCTCAATAGCGTTGGAGGCAACCAGCAAATGGTGGATGGAGCAAAGCAGGCTGCTGCATTTCTTTACGGTTCATCGGACGAACGCAAGCTGAAATTTGCTGAAAGTAACACAGGATTGCTTGCAATGAGTATAATGATAGCTGCAATGGAGTATGGTGTAGATTCGCATCCAATGAGCGGACTAGATTTTGAGGGAATTCACAAGGCTTTTGAACTATCGGAGAACGAAACTGTTGTAATGGCTATAGCGTTAGGATATTACGATAAAAATCAGAATCTTTATCCTCGTCGTCCACGTAGGCAGTTCGACGATATTGCATCAATAATTTAA
- a CDS encoding dioxygenase: MGTTINNWAEAMNSNGYSEQIMPAIFVGHGSPMNAIEKNDFTRSLQATGKVLPKPKAILCISAHWLTNGTFVNASPKPKMIYDMYGFPEELYQVNYPANGAPELAKQTKDIVETIDVKLDYDWGFDHGCWSVLRHLFPNADIPVYEMSIDYNQPMQYHYDLARYLKKLRENGVLIVGSGNITHNLRLVNMTDINAKPVDWALEFDSNIKILLNESNHQGLIDFHKIGSSSRYAVPEPSHYIPLIYIAALQSRQDNLSYFYEDFHYGSLSMRCVKIG, encoded by the coding sequence ATGGGAACAACTATAAATAATTGGGCTGAAGCGATGAATAGTAATGGTTATTCAGAGCAAATTATGCCAGCAATTTTTGTTGGACACGGTTCGCCAATGAATGCCATTGAAAAGAATGATTTTACAAGAAGTTTACAGGCAACAGGCAAAGTGCTTCCTAAACCAAAAGCCATTCTTTGTATATCGGCTCATTGGTTAACAAATGGAACATTTGTAAATGCATCGCCAAAGCCCAAAATGATTTACGATATGTACGGTTTTCCCGAGGAACTTTACCAAGTAAACTATCCAGCCAACGGTGCACCCGAATTAGCAAAGCAAACAAAAGATATTGTTGAAACCATTGATGTGAAGTTAGATTACGATTGGGGTTTCGACCACGGCTGTTGGTCGGTTTTACGCCACTTGTTTCCCAATGCCGATATTCCAGTTTACGAAATGAGTATCGATTACAATCAGCCAATGCAGTACCATTACGATTTAGCAAGATACTTGAAAAAACTAAGAGAGAACGGGGTGCTTATTGTTGGTAGTGGCAATATTACTCATAATCTCCGGCTCGTAAATATGACCGATATAAACGCTAAACCTGTTGATTGGGCATTAGAGTTTGATTCTAACATTAAGATACTTCTCAATGAGTCTAATCATCAGGGATTAATTGATTTCCATAAGATTGGAAGTTCTTCTCGGTATGCCGTTCCAGAGCCAAGTCACTATATTCCATTAATATACATCGCTGCGCTCCAATCCAGACAAGATAACCTATCGTACTTCTACGAGGATTTCCACTACGGAAGCCTTTCTATGCGATGCGTAAAGATTGGTTAA